The following nucleotide sequence is from Nothobranchius furzeri strain GRZ-AD chromosome 11, NfurGRZ-RIMD1, whole genome shotgun sequence.
GGTTTTTAATTTGAATGtgttttttacttctttttttattcttgttaaggacatatcccttgtctgaaataaagtttgaatgaatgtattattattaaggaTTTATTGGGGGTTCAATAGCAATGAGTGTCCAAATTGATGTGCAGTAAAGGAATGCACTAAAGCTAATGTGCTTGACTTGCCTTTCATCAATAAATACTAATGCAGGAGTATTCATTACAAATAATCCACAAGACAAAGAAAGTAATATATAATTTTTAATCATTATATTTACAAAACAAAAAGTGTCAATTatggtttatttcatgtttttCAGTGCTGTGAGTTTGTGTTGGCCCAGGGCACTGATTAGCCAGAACCCTCACCTGCTGATGAAAACCTTTACAGCCCAACAAAGCTGCATTCAATGTGAATCTGATCTCTTTTTAGTGCATAGCTAAATCCTTTCACAGTACCCCTTTATTGTGCAGTTACTGACGGGTTGACGGTCATGCCACTTCTGGATTTCTCTCTATTGTAACTGAGGTGAACCTTTGCCCATGGGCCACAGCAGCTGATGAAAAGGGGTCACTGAAGTAAACAAACTCTAGCAACTGGAGCCAAAACATAAAAATGCTAACATCAGGCTGTTGATGCATATCCATTCAGAGCATCTGCTTGATTTACAGACATGTTTCTCTCCTTATGTCACACAACGAGATGTTTGCAACTTTGTATCTGACTTTTCTGAAAACAACAAATGGCTCTCTTAATGTACAGATGCTCACATTCTTTTGCTAAACTATGACACTAAAATCCCACTCTGGGGAGGGTTGTCTCTTCTTGCAGGAAGTCCACATCAATATAAACCATCACTGCACATTGCAAACACAGTGAATCACACAGGAAGCACTTTACAGTCAATGTAGTGACCACTGTAACCACAGCAAaggcatccaggaatcaggtctGTCACTTCAACTTGGGAGTACGAGGAAAAACACATTAGGAATGGATCATGTTAAAAGGTGCTGGAAATCTTTCAGAAGACGTTCAATTCTGTTATTGTTTTAACAATTAGGGAATATGCACTTAGTTGTTTTCAGTTTGATTTCAGGTTAATAATTTCCTCACAACTGTAAGAATTTAAAGCTTCATTAAATACCAAAAATAATGAGAAACTTGTTGAAAATCTGGCATCAATTCAGTTCACATTATGTTAAAACTCTTTTATGAATTTCTTTACTGAGCAACAGCAGCCTCTTCAATTCATAAAACCCTTAAAATAACTTATAGTGTTTATGAAAAGGCACAGATCAAACCCGTGAGGTGGCTTCACACAGTTTACCAAGAGGCTGAAGagtaaataaaatcaacatggGCGACAGAAGTGGTTGTGCCGCTTGGAGAATTTGTTGAATGCTGCTGACAAACTGTTGCAAAGTGACTCTCGTAAAAATAAAAGTGTGCCCAAAgtgtattttattttggtttgtGTGGCTCCTCGTTGTTTCTGCACGTCTTCGCCTCGAACAGTGTCTGGTCACACTCTTTCCTGACCTGTGCTTCACTCTGTCATCTCCCCTTGTTGTTACAAGACACAGAGAGGCCGTTGAGCTTCTGATGAAACACAACTCCACCTCATCACATGATGGAGCACTGCTCCGACGCCCCGGCTCCAGGAACTCCTGCGAGATTCAGGGACTCCATGTCAAAATTGAAGCCAGGAGGCTGAAATGGAAGGAGAAAGAGGCAACGTATGTTTTATCGTCTTCATAAAACACAGCTTAGGCTCATTAAATCCCACACAAACAGATGCATGTAACTTACTGCATCTCCTGCCAGCTCTTTGGGTGGCTGGCCTAATTCTTGAAGCTGTAAGGAAAAGAAATCTGATCAGTCATTTTTTTAAGATAATTCGTTTAAAGATTTCCACATTGGAGCTGCATAACCTTTTGCATCAGGTCCATGATGCTCTCAAATATTCTCTCTTTATTTTCCGTTACCCCTTCCTCTTTTTCAAACAGCTTACAGATCTGTCCCATGATCTGAGCCTGCTGCTCATAGCGATCGTAGTCTTGTGCATTGAGGCTCGGCTTGTTGGCTTCCAGCCACTCTGGGTACTGTGAAGGTGGCAAATGGCAATTTTAAGTATTTAACCAAAAACCACAGATGAACGTGTGTTTTTAAGATCAACCGACCTTTGTGGAGATCTCTTTAAGAGATGGATAAAGCACTTCTTTAGAGAGTAGATTCTGCATGATGGACTGCATGATGGGAAGGATGTTCCCGtcgtcacctcctccatcaccacctTCATCCAACCCCAGCCCTTCCAGAGCTTTCACCAGGTCGTCTCCAGCTAGTCCTGAAGACTGAAAAATGTACACTCTGACTGTAAATAATTTTCTATTTCCATCAAAGGACTTTAAAAccattcttccattctggcttgaGACACCTGCAGGTTGTCTGCATTCTTGGCAAGGCCACGGAGAGTTTCTTTAAGACAAGAAGTGAACTCTTGCTGGGATTCAGTGTCGGTGCCTGttgaaaataaacaaacagaatatgaagaagaaaaagaaaggaaGTGGAATGATAGTCTAAAAAATAAAATGATCTTACCAACTTTGCCTGCTGCCTCTGACAGTTTTTGGAAGTGTTGCAGCAGTTCTGGTTCCTCGTGGGCCAGTTCTGTCATGGCCTTCTCCCACTCTTCTCTGGCCTGTGAAGCCATGCCGCCCTCAAAGAGAGTCTCGAAAAGTTTGCTGTCCTCGAGCAGAGGAGGCTGCAAGAAGGAAACAAAGAAAAGTGCTGTTAAAATTCACAAGAAGTGTTAAGACTGGAATGAATGTAACTAAACCAAGATTTGTCTTAAAGtgattggccagaggcaaaattcctttgaatggcatgcgtaaagaagtattaaaacctcagatgaaaaaggtttttggattttcgcggctggaattttaagaaacTCTGATGTTTTTtactggcgcgggaaaaacagaaactaacttccggtctaagccctgtgcAGCTGGTGGCGTTTCACAAGGAGATCtgttgaaacagctgtagtaaacaacgcctgactccggtgtttctgcattcgtgttatagcagagaacaatgtgtcatcagtcagatgtagcttctgaagcctctgctagtcggtcagatttggttttttttctctgggatacggcgacaagaACGGATGTTGGATTACCAGAGACATTCAACCGAACTCCGTGCCCTGCACCAGGATATCTTAACCACAGGTGCAGACATGCTTTGGACCGTTCCACTCAGAAAATCCGTGACCCGATTGGGACACCGGGGGGATTCTGTTAGTCTTCGGAACCAAAATCTGTACAGTTTGTTAaagtttgttaaatatttcatgtctGTGCTCCACCGGTAGCTTTCAGTTAAGTTCTCAGCTGATTAACTCCATCAtattgtcccaatataattcagtaatctacagatgagTAAAATAACATGTTGCCAGCTTTACCGCTGTGTGTATTTACTGATAGAAcattggaaaatatttaaccgattgcttaccagaataaatcttcctgatgctaactCGCTAGATCGGATCGTTGTTCTCTaatccaggatgacacggaggatctaccggtcctataggaggatctattgttgaaaaatggggatcatcttttagattatatctgtgtgtgtgtgtgtgtgtgtgtgtgtgtgtgtgtgtgtgtgtgtgtgtgtgtgtgtgtgtgtgtgtgtgtgtgcgtgtgtgtgtgtgtgtgtgtgtgtgtgtgtgtgtgtgtgtgtcatagcttTCACAAATAACTTGTTTATtctttaccggagctaacacggatAGTGCTgcggcagtcatgctaacgggactcgcctgctggagtccagaagtaccggtgtggttctaaatggatttatagatgtaggttattattttagatcaaacctaTGTTAGTTGAAAATACGTGTAGTACACGGACATATGGCTCATACTtttagctgcagctgtaaacacaattttctgttgTAATTAAGAACACgatagtaaacaaaatacagtgatttaccatgctagcaacagcagctacctagTATGACGTGTGTGAGTGACGTGTGCAAAACACAGTTTTTCACTGCCTGGAGGAGAGAATttagattttctgtaatgatttatgactaaattcctgaacaaaatgaaaaactgaacccagttcatatttatatagatggtaaagtgtagttatactgtaTTTCTACTATTTTAATGCTGAGTCTGGCTACTACCTTTAAACGTTGCTTTAAATGCATCAGACCAAGAGTTAACTAAACATTaaatcgtgtttttatcagctgagaagtctttccaaactaaaacccattctgaatcggcgccacctcgagacaaccattcacgctttcatcacctcaaggttggactactccaatgcaattctgtttggcatttcaaaagccgcattatctcgccttcaacTGATACAGAATGCGACAGCAAGGTTTCTGACTAATACGGGCCATCGGCAGCCtatcactccaattttagcaagacttcacttgCTTACTGTGCACTATCGTATACGTTCAaaaattgtattgtttgtttttaaggcgttgaatggcttagcaccaacTTACATAtctgagttactcactccttatctccgttcaggtgacctacacctactacagattccccgtctacgCTGCAAAACCTGTGGTGAacaagctttttctgtctgcgctccaaaactctggaatgatctcctattgaatatcagactctccccctccattggggtttttaagtcttgCTTAAAGAtttacttttattcccttgcttttactgcctagctattttatctagGTTTATTTACACTATTCTTTTaccgattttattgacttctcttgttCGGTTCTTTGTGCTATGTTCtagctgttttattgttttacattattcttttaaccttatatgtttttgcccctgtacagcactttggtcgctcacatgctgtttttaaatgtgctctatcaaATAAATGTAATGGAAACGAAGCTTGATTTACAGCTTTACAAACAAAAACTGAAAAGCAACAAAAAATTACCTATAGTAAACTTTCTACTTGAAAAGGGGGGGGAAAAGCAAATATTTCTGTTTGAGCTGAATGAATAAATACAAAACAACTTTCCTGAGAAAAATAATTAGCAGTAGAAACAGACCTTCTCTGCACCGCTGGTGGACGCAGCTGCAGGTTCAGGAGCAGACGGTTTATCAAAATCATCCAGTGcacctgaaaaaaaaacccatcagAATTGAGTCAGTCGCTGTTATGTGGGTGAATTTATTTTCATCAAACACACGTGTCCACTTGGAATGCTACACAACTTTGATAATTGTGTAATAATTTGCTGTTGCGTTTAACCCTCTACAGCCCGACTTTTtaattttgggggaaaaaaatatTTCACCCAATTTAGGGGGAGCTTTGGGGTCCCTAAAAATACATCAGTAAATTAGTTTGACCCTCAACTCCCCAAAAAACAAATTTTGATTCATTGTTTCAAGGCAACATTGTGCAACAAGGGTCATAAAACACCAAGCTATTCTATGATCATTTTTTATTAACACAACCAGCAtaaacagacaaacaaacaacaaatgatCAATGCTAACATTTAATTGAACAGTAAAACACCAGAACACAGTACTACTAACATTTGATCAAGGTTCTCTTGGGGATTTGTTTTGT
It contains:
- the pex19 gene encoding peroxisomal biogenesis factor 19, which codes for MASGTGESPGGHDAELDELLDSALDDFDKPSAPEPAAASTSGAEKPPLLEDSKLFETLFEGGMASQAREEWEKAMTELAHEEPELLQHFQKLSEAAGKVGTDTESQQEFTSCLKETLRGLAKNADNLQSSGLAGDDLVKALEGLGLDEGGDGGGDDGNILPIMQSIMQNLLSKEVLYPSLKEISTKYPEWLEANKPSLNAQDYDRYEQQAQIMGQICKLFEKEEGVTENKERIFESIMDLMQKLQELGQPPKELAGDAPPGFNFDMESLNLAGVPGAGASEQCSIM